The Rhodothermus profundi genomic sequence GGCCGCCGACGCACCACCTCCCGGCCCAGCACGTCGTAGACCACCAGCTCCACCTCCGACGCCGTCGGCAACCCGAACCGCACCACCACCTGATCCCCCGCCGGGTTCGGATACACCCCCGCCAGCACCGCCTCCAACGGCCACGCCGCCTCCAACCGCTCCCGAACTACCTGCAGCGAATCATCACCCGCTCGCTTGCACGGTGTCCCCAGCTCGTCCTCACACAGATACTCCACATAGATCTCTCGCGTGACGGTGTATGTCTGCCCGTCACTGCTCTGCACCGTCAGCTGAATGTAGTTCGATCCCGGCGGCAGGTAGGTCGTGAACGTCGCGCCGGTGCCCAGCACCGGCCC encodes the following:
- a CDS encoding T9SS type A sorting domain-containing protein, translated to MQSSDGQTYTVTREIYVEYLCEDELGTPCKRAGDDSLQVVRERLEAAWPLEAVLAGVYPNPAGDQVVVRFGLPTASEVELVVYDVLGREVVRRRPGRMAAGWHREVLATGSWPAGRYVVVLRVGERTLTRTLMRIR